One window from the genome of Streptomyces sp. NBC_00091 encodes:
- a CDS encoding amidohydrolase, translating into MTVSTVLAGLPPLLRPLTTLYLDLHRHPELSGEERRTAGRFADWLESAGYATTRGIGGHGVAGVLRRGAGPTVMLRAELDALPVRETTGLPYASEGPVAHACGHDLHLAAAAGTASLLAGAGPEAWQGTLVVVGQPAEETLEGARAMLADGLYERTGRPDTVLAQHAAPLPAGMVAHGYGPMTAGSVTFRVVVHGRGGHAGAPHLTVDPVVTAAHVVTRLQTVVAREAAPSEQVAVTVGSLRAGERANIVPDRAELGITVRAAGEAALARAAEAVERIVRAECAASGCPREPEIVREGSSPVTHPDPATTAAVRAAHTARFGAERVAMWPPSLATEDFGLFGDAGRSVHGARGVRLAYWMLGVIGPAAWAAAPGEGAAGKLAALPANHAPDFAPDVRTALPAGVGALTAAALACLAPAGSARSAA; encoded by the coding sequence ATGACCGTCTCCACCGTGCTCGCCGGACTCCCGCCGCTCCTGCGGCCCCTGACGACGCTCTACCTGGACCTGCACCGCCATCCCGAACTGTCGGGCGAGGAGCGGCGCACGGCCGGGCGCTTCGCCGACTGGCTGGAGTCCGCCGGGTACGCGACCACGCGCGGGATCGGCGGGCACGGCGTGGCCGGGGTGCTGCGGCGGGGAGCGGGGCCGACCGTGATGCTGCGCGCCGAGCTGGACGCGCTGCCGGTCCGGGAGACCACGGGGCTGCCGTACGCGAGCGAGGGCCCGGTGGCGCACGCCTGCGGGCACGACCTCCACCTGGCCGCGGCCGCCGGTACCGCCTCCCTGCTGGCCGGCGCCGGCCCGGAGGCCTGGCAGGGCACGCTCGTGGTGGTGGGGCAGCCCGCGGAGGAGACCCTGGAGGGGGCGCGGGCGATGCTGGCCGACGGGCTGTACGAGCGCACCGGCCGCCCGGACACCGTCCTCGCGCAGCACGCCGCCCCGCTGCCGGCCGGGATGGTCGCGCACGGGTACGGGCCGATGACCGCCGGGAGCGTCACCTTCCGGGTCGTCGTGCACGGGCGCGGCGGGCACGCGGGGGCCCCGCACCTGACGGTGGACCCGGTGGTGACGGCGGCCCACGTGGTGACCCGCCTGCAGACGGTGGTGGCCCGGGAGGCGGCGCCCTCGGAGCAGGTGGCCGTCACGGTGGGCTCGCTGCGGGCCGGGGAGCGGGCCAACATCGTGCCCGACCGGGCCGAGCTGGGGATCACCGTACGGGCGGCCGGCGAGGCGGCGCTCGCGCGGGCGGCGGAGGCGGTCGAGCGGATCGTGCGCGCCGAGTGCGCGGCCTCGGGCTGTCCCCGGGAGCCGGAGATCGTCCGCGAGGGCTCCTCCCCCGTCACCCACCCCGATCCGGCGACGACGGCCGCGGTGCGCGCGGCCCACACGGCGCGGTTCGGGGCGGAGCGGGTGGCGATGTGGCCGCCGTCCCTCGCCACGGAGGACTTCGGGCTGTTCGGCGACGCAGGGCGGTCCGTGCACGGTGCGCGGGGGGTCCGGCTCGCCTACTGGATGCTGGGGGTGATCGGCCCGGCCGCCTGGGCGGCGGCGCCCGGGGAGGGCGCGGCCGGGAAACTGGCGGCCCTCCCCGCCAACCACGCCCCGGACTTCGCCCCGGACGTGCGTACGGCGCTGCCGGCCGGGGTCGGCGCGCTGACG